The genomic region GAAGGGGCGGGTTGGCCGAATGAAGTGATAAATCAGTCAGCGCTTGGTTTAGTACGTTAAAACGGTGGGTAATATCCAACCCGGTAATATGAAACCCCAGCGCTGCCCCTTGGCGCATTAGCCCGCCTAAGCCTGAGCCGATATCCAGCACGTGGGTATGGGTGTGCGCATCAAGCAAATTAAGCAGCTTTTTTGACGCGGCAATACCGCCGATATGCAGTTGGTCTAACGGGGCGAGCTGGTGCAGGGTCGCACCGTCAGGGTAGTAAGTACGAATCTGGGTAATAATATCGCCATCCCGCAGACCTTGTTGATAGTGCTCAGCGAGCGGCTGGTGGTTGGCCATGTCAGTGTCTCGTGATGGAAGAGGCGGTAGATAACGTAAAACGCCGACCGCTGGCCGGCGTTGATTAACAGAGCGCTGGGTAGTGATTATGTTTGATCTTCAAGCCCAAGCTCTTGGATAGAGATTTCGCGCATTTTGAATTTCTGAATTTTCCCCGTCACCGTCATGGGGAATTCATCGACGAATTTGAAGTAGCGCGGGATTTTAAAGTGGGTGATTTTGCCTTTGCAGTATTCACGCAGTTCTTCACCGGTGACGTCGCTTGCGCTGCTGTTGAGCTTCACCCAGGCAATTAACTCTTCGCCATATTTCTTATCCGGCACGCCGGTAACCTGTACTTCGGAGATTGCCGGGTGGGCGTATAGAAACTCCTCAATTTCTTTGGGGTAAACGTTCTCGCCACCGCGAATCACCATATCTTTAATGCGGCCAACAATTTGGATATAGCCCTCTTCGTCCATGGTGGCTAAGTCGCCGGTATGCATCCAGCCCGCCTCATCAATGGCTTCGGCAGTGGCTTTTTCGTTTTTCCAGTACTTGAGCATGACGCTGTAGCCACGGGTACACAGCTCGCCGATTTCGCTGCGGGGCAAAATACCGCCGTTGCCGGGATCGACAATTTTGCTTTCCAGATGGGGCTGGGTGCGGCCTACGGTAGAAACGCGTTTGTCGATGCTGTCGTTAGCGCCGGTTTGGGTAGATACAGGGCTTGTTTCGGTCATGCCGTAGGCGATCTGCACACCTTTCATGTTCATCTTGTCGATGACCTGCTTCATGATTTCAGCAGGGCAGATGGAACCCGCCATGATGCCGGTGCGTAGCGATGAGAAATCGGTGCTGGCAAAGTCCGGGTGCTCCAGCTCGGCGATAAACATGGTCGGTACGCCGTACAGCGCGGTAGCTTTTTGCTCGTGTACCGCTTTTAGCACCTTGCCAGGGTCGAAACCCTCATCCGGGTAAATCATCGCCGCGCCGTGGGTCATACAGCCCAGGTTACCCATCACCATGCCGAAGCAGTGGTAGAGGGGTACCGGGATGACCAAACGGTCTTCGCTGGTAAAGCCCATGCTTTCCGCCACAAAAAAGCCATTGTTCAGGATGTTGTGGTGGGAAAGTGTGGCGCCTTTCGGGAAGCCGGTAGTGCCCGAGGTGTACTGGATATTGATCGGGTCATCAAATTGCAGCGTGGCTTGTAAATCGTCGACGTCGGTTTGGCTGACCTTGCTGGCTTCATTAATGAAGTCGGCCCAGCGCCACATGCCGCTATGTTTTTCGCTGCTTAAGTTAATCACGCACTCAAGCTCTGGCAGCGTTTTTGACTGAAGCTGGCCTTCCGCGCTGCTGTTGAGCTCAGGAGCTAGCTCATAAAGCATGGCGGTGTAGTCGGAAGACTTGAAGCTATGGGCAGTGACTAGAAAACGAGCGCCCGACTGGTTCAGCGCGTACTCCAGCTCATGGGTGCGGTAGGAAGGGTTGATGTTGACCAGAATAGCGCCAAGTTTGGCGGTGGCGAACTGGGTCAGCGTCCACTCGCTGCAGTTAGGCGCCCAAATGGCAACGCGGTCACCTTTTTTAACGCCAATCGCCAGCAGGGCTCGGGCGCAGCGGTTTACCTCTTCCTGAAGCTGGCGATAGCTCCAGTGGATGTTCTGATGCAGCGCAATCAGCGCGTCGTTATCCGGGTACTGTTCAGCGATTTGGTCAAATTTATCGCCAATGGTCATGCCCAGCAGCGGTTTATCGGCGGTGCTGCTGGTGTAACTGGGTAGGGTAAGAGCAGGTGATGCCATAATGTGTCTCTCCGATGTCTTTTTTTTATCTAAACGGGACGTCAGGCGGTACTTATTTATTATTGGACGGTTATTGGCGGCTAATGCCTTTTGCGAGAGCGACCTTTGCGCTTGGCTTGCGGCCTAACTCGTTGGTAATCCAGTAGCCGGTGTCGATCACCGCCTGAAGGTTGATGCCGGTGTTAATCCCCAGGCCTTCAAGTAAATAGAGTACGTCTTCGGTGGCCACATTGCCGGATGCGCCTTTAGCGTAAGGGCAGCCGCCAAGGCCTGCGATGGCGGCGTCAATTACGCTGACTCCTTCCTCCAGCACGGCATATAAGTTAGCCAGGGCCATGCCATAGGTGTCGTGGAAGTGGGCGGCCAAGTGCTCAATAGGCACTTGCTGGCGGGTGGCTTCGATCATTCGCTTAGCCGCAAGCGGCGTGCCCACGCCGATGGTATCGCCCAAGGAGATTTCATAGCAGCCCATCTCATAAAGCGCCTTGGCCACCTCGGCCACTTTTTGGGGCGAGATATCGCCTTCATAAGGGCAGCCCAGCACGCAGGAGACATAGCCGCGTACTCGAACGCCTGCCTCATTGGCCCGTGCGAGCACGGGTTCAAAGCGCTCAAGGGATTCAGCAATTGAGCAGTTGATGTTCTTTTGCGAGAACGCTTCGGAGGCGGCGCCAAACACCGCGACTTCCTCAACGCCCGCTGCCAGTGCGCCTTCCAAGCCTTTTAGGTTAGGCGTGAGTGCTGAGTAAACCACGCCGGGTTGGCGAGCAATGCCGTTCATAACGTCGGTGGCATCGCCCATTTGCGGCACCCACTTAGGCGAGACAAAGCTAGCGGCCTCAATATGGGTGAGGCCAGCGTTGGCTAGCCGTTCGATCAGTTCGATCTTGGTAGCGGTGGGCACCAGAGTGCCCGGTTCATTTTGC from Halomonas sp. 7T harbors:
- a CDS encoding hydroxymethylglutaryl-CoA lyase — encoded protein: MALPTSIKLFEMAPRDGLQNEPGTLVPTATKIELIERLANAGLTHIEAASFVSPKWVPQMGDATDVMNGIARQPGVVYSALTPNLKGLEGALAAGVEEVAVFGAASEAFSQKNINCSIAESLERFEPVLARANEAGVRVRGYVSCVLGCPYEGDISPQKVAEVAKALYEMGCYEISLGDTIGVGTPLAAKRMIEATRQQVPIEHLAAHFHDTYGMALANLYAVLEEGVSVIDAAIAGLGGCPYAKGASGNVATEDVLYLLEGLGINTGINLQAVIDTGYWITNELGRKPSAKVALAKGISRQ
- a CDS encoding AMP-binding protein codes for the protein MASPALTLPSYTSSTADKPLLGMTIGDKFDQIAEQYPDNDALIALHQNIHWSYRQLQEEVNRCARALLAIGVKKGDRVAIWAPNCSEWTLTQFATAKLGAILVNINPSYRTHELEYALNQSGARFLVTAHSFKSSDYTAMLYELAPELNSSAEGQLQSKTLPELECVINLSSEKHSGMWRWADFINEASKVSQTDVDDLQATLQFDDPINIQYTSGTTGFPKGATLSHHNILNNGFFVAESMGFTSEDRLVIPVPLYHCFGMVMGNLGCMTHGAAMIYPDEGFDPGKVLKAVHEQKATALYGVPTMFIAELEHPDFASTDFSSLRTGIMAGSICPAEIMKQVIDKMNMKGVQIAYGMTETSPVSTQTGANDSIDKRVSTVGRTQPHLESKIVDPGNGGILPRSEIGELCTRGYSVMLKYWKNEKATAEAIDEAGWMHTGDLATMDEEGYIQIVGRIKDMVIRGGENVYPKEIEEFLYAHPAISEVQVTGVPDKKYGEELIAWVKLNSSASDVTGEELREYCKGKITHFKIPRYFKFVDEFPMTVTGKIQKFKMREISIQELGLEDQT